The following coding sequences are from one Sciurus carolinensis chromosome 11, mSciCar1.2, whole genome shotgun sequence window:
- the Ctr9 gene encoding RNA polymerase-associated protein CTR9 homolog isoform X2, protein MSRGSIEIPLRDTDEVIELDFDQLPEGDEVISILKQEHTQLHIWIALALEYYKQGKTEEFVKLLEAARIDGNLDYRDHEKDQMTCLDTLAAYYVQQARKEKNKDNKKDLITQATLLYTMADKIIMYDQNHLLGRACFCLLEGDKMDQADAQFHFVLNQSPNNIPALLAEVRLGMGHCFVKLNKLEKARLAFSRALELNSKCVGALVGLAVLELNNKEADSIKNGVQLLSRAYTIDPSNPMVLNHLANHFFFKKDYSKVQHLALHAFHNTEVEAMQAESCYQLARSFHVQEDYDQAFQYYYQATQFASSSFVLPFFGLGQMYIYRGDKENASQCFEKVLKAYPNNYETMKILGSLYAASEDQEKRDIAKGHLKKVTEQYPDDVEAWIELAQILEQTDIQGALSAYGTATRILQEKVQADVPPEILNNVGALHFRLGNLGEAKKYFLASLDRAKAEAEHDEHYYNAISVTTSYNLARLYEAMCEFHEAEKLYKNILREHPNYVDCYLRLGAMARDKGNFYEASDWFKEALQINQDHPDAWSLIGNLHLAKQEWGPGQKKFERILKQPSTQSDTYSMLALGNVWLQTLHQPTRDREKEKRHQDRALAIYKQVLRNDAKNLYAANGIGAVLAHKGYFREARDVFAQVREATADISDVWLNLAHIYVEQKQYISAVQMYENCLRKFYKHQNTEVVLYLARALFKCGKLQECKQTLLKARHVAPSDTVLMFNVALVLQRLATSVLKDEKSNLKEVLNAVKELELAHRYFSYLSKVGDKMRFDLALAATEARQCSDLLSQAQYHVARARKQDEEERELRAKQEQEKELLRQKLLKEQEEKRLREKEEQKKLLEQRAQYVEKTKNILMFTGETEATKEKKRGGGGGRRSKKGGEFDEFVNDDTDDDLPISKKKKRRKGSGSEQEGEEEEGGERKKKKRRRPPKGEEGSDDDETENGPRPKKRRPPRAEKKKTPKPERLPPSMKGKIKSKAIISSSDDSSDEDKLKIADEGHPRNSNSNSDSDEDERPKRRASSESDSDENQNKSGSEAGSPRRPRRPQSDEDSDSDQPSRKRRPSGSEQSDNESAQSGRSPSAGSENDDSRPASPSAESERESERGSDNEGSGPGSGNESEPEGSNNEASDRGSEHGSDESD, encoded by the exons ATGTCGCGGGGCTCCATCGAGATTCCCCTCCGGGACACTGACGAG GTCATTGAACTTGACTTCGATCAGTTACCGGAGGGAGATGAAGTTATCAGTATTCTGAAACAGGAACACACACAACTGCACATATGGATTGCTTTGGCG CTGGAATACTACAAGCAAGGGAAAACAGAAGAGTTTGTAAAGTTGTTGGAAGCAGCACGTATAGATGGTAATTTGGATTATAGAGACCATGAAAAAGACCAGATGACTTGCTTGGATACATTGGCAGCCTATTATGTACAGCAGGCtcgaaaagaaaagaataaggatAATAAGAAGGATCTTATTACACAAGCAACCTTGCTGTATACAATGGCtgataaaattattatgtatGATCAG AACCACTTGTTGGGAAGAGCCTGCTTCTGCCTACTTGAAGGTGACAAAATGGATCAAGCTGATGCACAGTTTCATTTTGTACTCAACCAGTCTCCAAAtaacatcccagcccttcttg ccGAAGTTCGTTTAGGAATGGGCCATTGCTTTGTGAAACTTAACAAACTAGAGAAAGCCCGTCTAGCATTCAGCAGAGCCTTAGAACTCAATTCCAAATGTGTGGGAGCATTGGTTGGACTGGCTGTTTTAGAACTCAACAACAAAGAG GCTGATTCCATCAAAAATGGTGTCCAGCTTCTTTCCAGAGCCTATACTATTGATCCTAGCAACCCTATGGTATTGAACCACTTGGCAAATCACTTTTTCTTCAAAAAG GATTATAGTAAAGTTCAGCACCTGGCTCTCCATGCATTCCATAATACAGAAGTGGAGGCTATGCAAGCAGAAAGTTGCTATCAGCTGGCTAGATCATTCCATGTTCAG gAAGATTATGACCAAGCTTTTCAGTACTACTATCAAGCCACACAGTTTGCCTCATCCTCTTTTGTACTGCCATTTTTTGGCTTGGGACAAATGTATATTTATCGAGGTGACAAAGAAAATGCATCTCAATGCTTCGAGAAAGTTTTGAAAGCTTATCCTAATAATTATGAAACCATGAAAATTCTTGGTTCTCTCTATGCTGCCTCAGAAGATCAGGAAAAAAGAGACATTGCcaag GGCCATTTGAAGAAGGTCACAGAACAATATCCTGATGATGTTGAAGCTTGGATTGAATTGGCACAAATCTTAGAACAGACTGATATACAG GGTGCCCTTTCAGCCTATGGAACAGCAACACGAATCCTTCAGGAGAAAGTGCAGGCTGATGTCCCCCCTGAGATTCTAAATAATGTTGGTGCCCTCCATTTTAGACTTGGAAACCTAGGGGAAGCAAAG aaatattttttggCATCATTGGATCGTGCAAAGGCAGAAGCTGAGCATGATGAACATTATTATAATGCCATTTCTGTTACCACATCATACAATTTAGCCAGGCTCTATGAGGCGATGTGTGAATTCCATGAAGcagaaaaactatataaaaacatCTTACGAGAACATCCTAATTATGTTGACT GCTATTTGCGTCTAGGAGCCATGGCCAGAGATAAAGGAAACTTTTACGAAGCTTCAGATTGGTTTAAGGAAGCTCTTCAGATTAATCAG GATCATCCAGATGCTTGGTCTTTGATTGGTAATCTTCATTTGGCAAAACAAGAATGGGGCCCAGGCCAAAAGAAATTTGAGAGGATATTAAAACAGCCCTCCACACAGAGTGACACTTACTCTATGCTAGCACTTGGCAACGTGTGGCTCCAGACTTTGCATCAGCCCACCCGAGACCGAGAAAAG gaaAAGCGTCATCAAGATCGTGCTCTGGCCATCTACAAGCAGGTTCTCAGAAATGATGCAAAGAATCTGTATGCTGCTAATGGCATAG GAGCTGTTTTGGCCCACAAAGGATATTTCCGTGAAGCTCGTGATGTATTTGCCCAAGTAAGAGAAGCAACAGCAGATATCAGTGATGTGTGGTTAAACTTAGCACACATCTATGTGGAGCAAAAGCAGTATATCAGCGCTGTTCAGATG tacgaAAACTGCCTTAGAAAGTTTTATAAACACCAAAATACTGAAGTCGTGCTCTATTTGGCCCGGGCCCTCTTCAAGTGTGGCAAGTTACAAGAGTGCAAACAGACTTTGCTGAAG gCTAGACATGTAGCACCCAGTGATACAGTTCTTATGTTTAATGTGGCCTTGGTGTTGCAAAGATTAGCTACCTCTGTcctgaaagatgaaaaaagtaATCTGAAGGAAGTACTTAATGCTGTGAAAGAACTGGAGCTTGCACACAG aTACTTCAGTTACTTAAGTAAAGTGGGAGATAAAATGAGATTTGATTTGGCCCTTGCTGCTACAGAAGCCAG GCAATGCTCTGATTTACTGAGCCAGGCCCAGTACCATGTGGCCCGGGCACGCAAACAGGATGAAGAGGAACGGGAGTTGCGGGCCAAGCAAGAGCAAGAAAAGGAGCTACTAAGGCAGAAACTTCTTAAAGAACAG gaAGAGAAACGtctcagagaaaaggaagagcaaaagaaaCTTTTGGAACAGCGGGCCCAGTATGTGGAGAAGACCAAAAATATTCTTATGTTTACTGGCGAGACTGAGGcaacaaaagagaagaagagaggtgGAGGGGGTGGACGG CGTTCCAAGAAAGGAGGAGAGTTTGATGAATTTGTCAATGATGATACTGATGATGATCTACCTATatccaaaaagaagaagagaagaaagggcaGTGGTAGTGAgcaagaaggagaagaggaggagggtggtgaaagaaaaaagaaaaagaggagaag ACCTCCGAAGGGAGAAGAGGGCTCTGATGATGATGAAACAGAAAATGGGCCCAGACCGAAGAAGCGCCGACCACCAAGAGCAGAGAAGAAGAAGACT CCCAAGCCAGAACGTCTGCCTCCTTCAatgaaggggaaaataaaatccaaagccATAATATCATCAAGTGATGATTCTTCAGATGAGGATAAACTGAAAATTGCTGATGAGGG ACATCCCAGGAACAGCAACAGCAATAGCGACTCTGATGAGGATGAACGGCCAAAGAGACGCGCCTCCTCAGAGAGCGACTCTGATGAGAACCAGAACAAGTCTGGCAGTGAGGCGGGCAGTCCCCGCAGGCCCCGTAGGCCGCAGTCAGATGAGGATTCCGACAGCGACCAGCCGTCCAGAAAGAGGCGGCCTTCGGGCTCCGAACAGTCTGACAACGAGTCTGCGCAGTCCGGGAGAAGCCCCTCGGCAGGCTCCGAGAACGACGACTCGCGCCCGGCCTCTCCGAGTGCCGAGTCGGAGCGCGAGTCGGAGCGCGGGTCTGATAACGAGGGTTCTGGCCCAGGTTCTGGCAACGAATCGGAGCCAGAGGGGTCCAACAACGAGGCCTCGGATCGAGGCTCAGAACATGGGTCAGATGAGAGCGACTAG
- the LOC124959856 gene encoding oxidation resistance protein 1-like yields the protein MSRLWYGKKVRRHQPVNHKYTLITTREDINSKQVTPVKADLESESFRLNLSDPSELLLPDQIEKLTKHLPPRTIGYPWTLVYGTGKHGTSLKTLYRTMTGLDTPVLMVIKDSDGQVFGALASEPFKVSDDFYGTGETFVFTFCPEFEVFKWTGDNMFFIKGDMDSLAFGGGGGEFALWLDGDLYHGRRHSCKTFGNHTLSKKEDFFIQDIETWTFE from the coding sequence ATGTCTCGTCTCTGGTATGGAAAAAAGGTGAGAAGACATCAACCAGTTAATCACAAATACACTCTGATTACTACAAGGGAAGACATAAATTCAAAGCAGGTCACTCCAGTGAAAGCAGACCTGGAGTCTGAATCTTTTCGACTAAATCTAAGTGATCCCAGTGAACTCTTACTGCCAGATCAAATTGAAAAGCTTACAAAGCATCTTCCACCCAGAACAATTGGCTATCCATGGACTCTAGTTTATGGTACTGGAAAGCATGGCACAAGCTTGAAGACTCTTTATCGAACAATGACAGGTTTAGATACCCCAGTACTGATGGTGATTAAGGACAGCGACGGACAGGTTTTTGGTGCATTAGCATCTGAGCCATTTAAAGTGAGTGATGACTTTTATGGTACTGGAGAAACCTTTGTATTTACATTCTGTCCAGAGTTTGAGGTCTTCAAGTGGACAGGAGATAATATGTTTTTTATCAAAGGAGACATGGATTCACTAGCTtttggtggtggaggaggagaatTTGCCCTTTGGCTTGATGGAGATCTCTACCATGGAAGAAGACATTCTTGTAAAACATTTGGGAATCATACACTTTCTAAGAAGGAAGATTTCTTTATCCAAGACATTGAAACCTGGACTTTTGAATAA
- the Ctr9 gene encoding RNA polymerase-associated protein CTR9 homolog isoform X1: MSRGSIEIPLRDTDEVIELDFDQLPEGDEVISILKQEHTQLHIWIALALEYYKQGKTEEFVKLLEAARIDGNLDYRDHEKDQMTCLDTLAAYYVQQARKEKNKDNKKDLITQATLLYTMADKIIMYDQNHLLGRACFCLLEGDKMDQADAQFHFVLNQSPNNIPALLGKACISFNKKDYRGALAYYKKALRTNPGCPAEVRLGMGHCFVKLNKLEKARLAFSRALELNSKCVGALVGLAVLELNNKEADSIKNGVQLLSRAYTIDPSNPMVLNHLANHFFFKKDYSKVQHLALHAFHNTEVEAMQAESCYQLARSFHVQEDYDQAFQYYYQATQFASSSFVLPFFGLGQMYIYRGDKENASQCFEKVLKAYPNNYETMKILGSLYAASEDQEKRDIAKGHLKKVTEQYPDDVEAWIELAQILEQTDIQGALSAYGTATRILQEKVQADVPPEILNNVGALHFRLGNLGEAKKYFLASLDRAKAEAEHDEHYYNAISVTTSYNLARLYEAMCEFHEAEKLYKNILREHPNYVDCYLRLGAMARDKGNFYEASDWFKEALQINQDHPDAWSLIGNLHLAKQEWGPGQKKFERILKQPSTQSDTYSMLALGNVWLQTLHQPTRDREKEKRHQDRALAIYKQVLRNDAKNLYAANGIGAVLAHKGYFREARDVFAQVREATADISDVWLNLAHIYVEQKQYISAVQMYENCLRKFYKHQNTEVVLYLARALFKCGKLQECKQTLLKARHVAPSDTVLMFNVALVLQRLATSVLKDEKSNLKEVLNAVKELELAHRYFSYLSKVGDKMRFDLALAATEARQCSDLLSQAQYHVARARKQDEEERELRAKQEQEKELLRQKLLKEQEEKRLREKEEQKKLLEQRAQYVEKTKNILMFTGETEATKEKKRGGGGGRRSKKGGEFDEFVNDDTDDDLPISKKKKRRKGSGSEQEGEEEEGGERKKKKRRRPPKGEEGSDDDETENGPRPKKRRPPRAEKKKTPKPERLPPSMKGKIKSKAIISSSDDSSDEDKLKIADEGHPRNSNSNSDSDEDERPKRRASSESDSDENQNKSGSEAGSPRRPRRPQSDEDSDSDQPSRKRRPSGSEQSDNESAQSGRSPSAGSENDDSRPASPSAESERESERGSDNEGSGPGSGNESEPEGSNNEASDRGSEHGSDESD, from the exons ATGTCGCGGGGCTCCATCGAGATTCCCCTCCGGGACACTGACGAG GTCATTGAACTTGACTTCGATCAGTTACCGGAGGGAGATGAAGTTATCAGTATTCTGAAACAGGAACACACACAACTGCACATATGGATTGCTTTGGCG CTGGAATACTACAAGCAAGGGAAAACAGAAGAGTTTGTAAAGTTGTTGGAAGCAGCACGTATAGATGGTAATTTGGATTATAGAGACCATGAAAAAGACCAGATGACTTGCTTGGATACATTGGCAGCCTATTATGTACAGCAGGCtcgaaaagaaaagaataaggatAATAAGAAGGATCTTATTACACAAGCAACCTTGCTGTATACAATGGCtgataaaattattatgtatGATCAG AACCACTTGTTGGGAAGAGCCTGCTTCTGCCTACTTGAAGGTGACAAAATGGATCAAGCTGATGCACAGTTTCATTTTGTACTCAACCAGTCTCCAAAtaacatcccagcccttcttg GTAAAGCTTGCATTTCCTTCAACAAGAAGGATTACAGAGGAGCTCTTGCTTACTATAAGAAAGCATTACGTACTAATCCAGGATGCCCag ccGAAGTTCGTTTAGGAATGGGCCATTGCTTTGTGAAACTTAACAAACTAGAGAAAGCCCGTCTAGCATTCAGCAGAGCCTTAGAACTCAATTCCAAATGTGTGGGAGCATTGGTTGGACTGGCTGTTTTAGAACTCAACAACAAAGAG GCTGATTCCATCAAAAATGGTGTCCAGCTTCTTTCCAGAGCCTATACTATTGATCCTAGCAACCCTATGGTATTGAACCACTTGGCAAATCACTTTTTCTTCAAAAAG GATTATAGTAAAGTTCAGCACCTGGCTCTCCATGCATTCCATAATACAGAAGTGGAGGCTATGCAAGCAGAAAGTTGCTATCAGCTGGCTAGATCATTCCATGTTCAG gAAGATTATGACCAAGCTTTTCAGTACTACTATCAAGCCACACAGTTTGCCTCATCCTCTTTTGTACTGCCATTTTTTGGCTTGGGACAAATGTATATTTATCGAGGTGACAAAGAAAATGCATCTCAATGCTTCGAGAAAGTTTTGAAAGCTTATCCTAATAATTATGAAACCATGAAAATTCTTGGTTCTCTCTATGCTGCCTCAGAAGATCAGGAAAAAAGAGACATTGCcaag GGCCATTTGAAGAAGGTCACAGAACAATATCCTGATGATGTTGAAGCTTGGATTGAATTGGCACAAATCTTAGAACAGACTGATATACAG GGTGCCCTTTCAGCCTATGGAACAGCAACACGAATCCTTCAGGAGAAAGTGCAGGCTGATGTCCCCCCTGAGATTCTAAATAATGTTGGTGCCCTCCATTTTAGACTTGGAAACCTAGGGGAAGCAAAG aaatattttttggCATCATTGGATCGTGCAAAGGCAGAAGCTGAGCATGATGAACATTATTATAATGCCATTTCTGTTACCACATCATACAATTTAGCCAGGCTCTATGAGGCGATGTGTGAATTCCATGAAGcagaaaaactatataaaaacatCTTACGAGAACATCCTAATTATGTTGACT GCTATTTGCGTCTAGGAGCCATGGCCAGAGATAAAGGAAACTTTTACGAAGCTTCAGATTGGTTTAAGGAAGCTCTTCAGATTAATCAG GATCATCCAGATGCTTGGTCTTTGATTGGTAATCTTCATTTGGCAAAACAAGAATGGGGCCCAGGCCAAAAGAAATTTGAGAGGATATTAAAACAGCCCTCCACACAGAGTGACACTTACTCTATGCTAGCACTTGGCAACGTGTGGCTCCAGACTTTGCATCAGCCCACCCGAGACCGAGAAAAG gaaAAGCGTCATCAAGATCGTGCTCTGGCCATCTACAAGCAGGTTCTCAGAAATGATGCAAAGAATCTGTATGCTGCTAATGGCATAG GAGCTGTTTTGGCCCACAAAGGATATTTCCGTGAAGCTCGTGATGTATTTGCCCAAGTAAGAGAAGCAACAGCAGATATCAGTGATGTGTGGTTAAACTTAGCACACATCTATGTGGAGCAAAAGCAGTATATCAGCGCTGTTCAGATG tacgaAAACTGCCTTAGAAAGTTTTATAAACACCAAAATACTGAAGTCGTGCTCTATTTGGCCCGGGCCCTCTTCAAGTGTGGCAAGTTACAAGAGTGCAAACAGACTTTGCTGAAG gCTAGACATGTAGCACCCAGTGATACAGTTCTTATGTTTAATGTGGCCTTGGTGTTGCAAAGATTAGCTACCTCTGTcctgaaagatgaaaaaagtaATCTGAAGGAAGTACTTAATGCTGTGAAAGAACTGGAGCTTGCACACAG aTACTTCAGTTACTTAAGTAAAGTGGGAGATAAAATGAGATTTGATTTGGCCCTTGCTGCTACAGAAGCCAG GCAATGCTCTGATTTACTGAGCCAGGCCCAGTACCATGTGGCCCGGGCACGCAAACAGGATGAAGAGGAACGGGAGTTGCGGGCCAAGCAAGAGCAAGAAAAGGAGCTACTAAGGCAGAAACTTCTTAAAGAACAG gaAGAGAAACGtctcagagaaaaggaagagcaaaagaaaCTTTTGGAACAGCGGGCCCAGTATGTGGAGAAGACCAAAAATATTCTTATGTTTACTGGCGAGACTGAGGcaacaaaagagaagaagagaggtgGAGGGGGTGGACGG CGTTCCAAGAAAGGAGGAGAGTTTGATGAATTTGTCAATGATGATACTGATGATGATCTACCTATatccaaaaagaagaagagaagaaagggcaGTGGTAGTGAgcaagaaggagaagaggaggagggtggtgaaagaaaaaagaaaaagaggagaag ACCTCCGAAGGGAGAAGAGGGCTCTGATGATGATGAAACAGAAAATGGGCCCAGACCGAAGAAGCGCCGACCACCAAGAGCAGAGAAGAAGAAGACT CCCAAGCCAGAACGTCTGCCTCCTTCAatgaaggggaaaataaaatccaaagccATAATATCATCAAGTGATGATTCTTCAGATGAGGATAAACTGAAAATTGCTGATGAGGG ACATCCCAGGAACAGCAACAGCAATAGCGACTCTGATGAGGATGAACGGCCAAAGAGACGCGCCTCCTCAGAGAGCGACTCTGATGAGAACCAGAACAAGTCTGGCAGTGAGGCGGGCAGTCCCCGCAGGCCCCGTAGGCCGCAGTCAGATGAGGATTCCGACAGCGACCAGCCGTCCAGAAAGAGGCGGCCTTCGGGCTCCGAACAGTCTGACAACGAGTCTGCGCAGTCCGGGAGAAGCCCCTCGGCAGGCTCCGAGAACGACGACTCGCGCCCGGCCTCTCCGAGTGCCGAGTCGGAGCGCGAGTCGGAGCGCGGGTCTGATAACGAGGGTTCTGGCCCAGGTTCTGGCAACGAATCGGAGCCAGAGGGGTCCAACAACGAGGCCTCGGATCGAGGCTCAGAACATGGGTCAGATGAGAGCGACTAG